The sequence CCGGCGGGTCATGTTTTCAAGGTCCGTGATGTCTTCAAAGAAAACAGTTCCCCCCACGACCCTGCCGGCCTGTTTAATGGGGCTTAACAGCGCTGAAAAAACGGCGTCCCCTGCGTTGACGGTCACGCCGCTGACCTTTGTGCCGCTTTCAAGCACCTGCCATGCCGGTGCGGCCAGGCATGCCAGGCAGGACTCCAGGTGCTCGCCTTCACGCAGTTCCAGGGCAGTACGGGCGGTTCTATTGGCAATGACGACCTGCAAGGCGGTGTTGAATACGGCAACCCCGCCCGGGCAGGTATTGAGCAGGGCATGCCCCAGTCCGTCCAAGTCCCGCAAAACTGCGGCTTCCGCGATGTGGCTCCATTTGAGTTCCTGGCATTCAGGCATGGTCAGGCCTTTATCTATTTGGATTATCGGGTTAAAGGTTAAAAACCCAGGTACGCTTCCCGGATTGATTCATCTGCCTCCAGCTCTTTTCCGGTACCCTGTTTGACAATACGTCCGTTTTCGATCACATAGCAGTAATCCGCCACCTTCAGAGTTTGATGAACATTCTGCTCCACCAGGAAAATGGTCAGGCCCTGCTGGTGCAGTTCCTTTACCACATTAAACACTTCTTGAACCAGTATGGGGGCCAGCCCCAGGCTTGGCTCATCAAACATGATCAGTTTCGGGTCCTGCATCAGGGCCCGGCCAATGGCCAGCATCTGCTGTTCGCCGCCGGACAGGGTTGCAGCTATCTGTTTTCGGCGCTCCGCCAGCCGGGGAAACAGTTCAAAGACCCGTTTAAGATTTTTAGCCCGCATGGGTTTGGCCCGTTTCAGGTAGGAACCGACAATCAGGTTTTCCTCCACATTCATTTTGGGGAACAGCTGCCGTCCTTCGGGCACCAGGGTAATGCCCAGATCGGCAACCTCATGGACCGGCATGGTGCTGATATCCTGATTTTCATAAATAATTGATCCCTGTCTTAACGGTAGAAGTCCACAGATGGATTTCAAGGTTGTGGTCTTTCCGGCACCGTTGGCCCCGATCAGGGCCACCAGCCGCCCGGGTTTGACGGAAAATGAAATATCCCAGATCGCCTGGGTATCCCCGTAAAATATGGATACGTTTTTTACTTCAAGGGCACTCATGATTCCTCCTTGCCCAGGTACGCCTGGATAACTTGCTCGTTTTTAACAATCTCAGCAGGTTTTCCCGTGGCGATCATGCTGCCGAAATTAAGTACCACCAGATTGTCGCTGATGTTCATGATGACCCGCATGATATGCTCCACAATGAGGATGCTGATGCCCTGGTCCCGGATTTTCAAGATCAATTGAATGGTCTGGTCCGCTTCCGTGGGATTGAGTCCTGCCACCACTTCATCCAGCAGCAGCAGTTCCGGATCAAGGGCCAGGGCCTTGCTGATCTCAAGACGCTTTCTGCCCGGCAGCGTCAGGCTTGCCGCCGATTGTTCGGCGCGGTCGGCAAGCCCTGTGAATTCAAGGAGTTCCCAGGCGTGCTTTTCTGCATCGGCCCGTCGGTGGTGTTTGCACAGAGCGGCAATCACCACGTTTTCAAGCACGGTCAGTCCGGGAAAGGGTTTGACCACCTGAAAGGTTCGGCCAATCCCTTTTTTTGCCATTTGGTAGGGCTGCTGCCCGTTGATCTTTTGACCTTTAAAAAAAATACTGCCTTCGGATGGGGCAAAGTAGCCGCTGATCAGGTTGAATACGGTTGTTTTACCAGCACCGTTGGGTCCGATCAGCCCTACAATTTCACCGGGATTTATATCAAAGGAAGCGCCGTCCACCGCCCGAAGCCCCCCAAAGCTCTTGGCCACTTTGTCCATTCGTAAAATGGGTTCAGACATGGGCTCTCTCTTTCTCTTCTGATGGTTCGTTTTCTATTGTTCCAAGGGCCAGCCCTTTTTTCAATGCCTTGCGTCCTTCCATGCGTCCTGTGATTGTTCCCCACAGGCCGTCGGGCAAAAAGACAACGGTCAAAGCGATGACAGCCCCGAGAATGATCAGGTACAATACCTGGAAATCCGCCAGATAAGCCCAGAACAGGGTTTTAAAAAGAAAGACGATCACAGCACCGATCACAGGACCGATCAAGGTGCCAAGGCCGCCGAATACCGCCATAACCATGGCCTGGTCCGTGATGATGTCCGCAAGGACTGAGGCCGGGTCAATAAAGGTGATCCAGTATGCGTAAACCCCGCCCAAAATACCTGCGGGCACCGCAGATAAGATGAACGCCTGCATCTTGACCAGCGACGGGTTGATCCCCAGGGCCATGGCCCCTTCTTCGTCTTCCCGGATTGC comes from uncultured Desulfobacter sp. and encodes:
- a CDS encoding ABC transporter ATP-binding protein, with amino-acid sequence MSALEVKNVSIFYGDTQAIWDISFSVKPGRLVALIGANGAGKTTTLKSICGLLPLRQGSIIYENQDISTMPVHEVADLGITLVPEGRQLFPKMNVEENLIVGSYLKRAKPMRAKNLKRVFELFPRLAERRKQIAATLSGGEQQMLAIGRALMQDPKLIMFDEPSLGLAPILVQEVFNVVKELHQQGLTIFLVEQNVHQTLKVADYCYVIENGRIVKQGTGKELEADESIREAYLGF
- a CDS encoding ABC transporter ATP-binding protein, producing MSEPILRMDKVAKSFGGLRAVDGASFDINPGEIVGLIGPNGAGKTTVFNLISGYFAPSEGSIFFKGQKINGQQPYQMAKKGIGRTFQVVKPFPGLTVLENVVIAALCKHHRRADAEKHAWELLEFTGLADRAEQSAASLTLPGRKRLEISKALALDPELLLLDEVVAGLNPTEADQTIQLILKIRDQGISILIVEHIMRVIMNISDNLVVLNFGSMIATGKPAEIVKNEQVIQAYLGKEES